TGCCTTTCCTTGTAGTTTCTGTCGGGCTTGTCGTGCGAGGCTTTTCTGCTTACTTCCTTGAACGGTCAGAAATTATTGATTCAGTTGTTGTTTCTTCGATGTCCATTGGCCCCGTTTCGGTAAGCCAACTTACCCTTGCCCCCGGAGAACGACTTGCAATCTTCGTTGCTGCTGGTATTCTTATTAGTCTGGTTGGCGTCCAAATAGCTACGCGCATTAGTCAATCTGGACTCTCTCGTGCTACTCTTGAAATTGATAATAACTGAGCCGACCGTAGCTTGTTTGTCACTTCCGTCCAAACTATTCATATGGATGAGTTCTCTTCTGGACACAACTGGGTTAGCCTCTTTTCTGGCGGTAAAGATTCATCGTATGCCCTTTATTTAGCGTTGCAACACGACCTCAATGTTGAACGAATTCTTACTATTCTTCCAACAGAGGAGTCATACATGTATCATGTTCCAGCAATTGATTTGGCAGAACTCGCTGCAGAAAGTATCGGCATTGAGTATCAACCTATTGACACTACTGATCTGTCTCTTAGTGGTGACTCAACTGTTCAGGGCGACACAGAGATTCAACCTCTTGAAACTGCGCTCAGAGAACTGACTACTGAATCACCAGATATCAAGGGTGTTATTGCTGGCGCTGTCGAAAGTGAGTTCCAGGCAAATCGAATTGAATCGATGTGTAACCGATTGAATTTTGAACTGTTTTCTCCACTGTGGCAACGAGATCCGTATGCTCTTGCAACTGACATGATTGATGCTGGATTCGATATTCGTATCGTTCAAGTTGCTGCTGCCGGACTTGACCAATCGTGGCTTGGCAGACAACTTGACCAAGATACACTACAAGACCTCAAAGCACTTAACGAAAAATATGGTGTTCATCCGCTTGGTGAAGGAGGTGAGTTTGAAACAATTGTGGTCGACGGTCCCCATATGTCCAAACGAATCGAGTTAGAATACGAAAAGAAATGGGAAAATATGCGAGGCGAACTGGTAATCACAGATGCGACTCTTACTGAGCGTTAGCCGTTATCCGGCAATCGTGTATCTGCACCGATTTGTGCTCCCGCCAGATTCAGATTTTCGACAACTGCGTATTCGTCTATGATCGAAGACCGAACTTCACTTGATTTTACTTTCACGTTTGGGAAGATAACAGAATTCTCTATGTGTGAATCGATAATTGTTGCTCCTTCCATAATGTGAACATTCTCTCCGATCGTTGAATTTTCAACTGTTGCGTCGTCGTGAACCAGTGATTTCCCATCTAAGTGCCAAGCAACTGCATCTAAATATGATTGTGGTGTTCCAATGTCAAACCATGCACCCTCAAATGCAAATGCGTGTACAGTTTCCCGATCAACTAGCCATTGAATGAACCATCCTGGCTCATCGGGGTTATTATCTCCTGACAAATACTCCTCAAGTAGCGTGAGCGTTCTACTTGGAAATCCATAGCACGCGATTGAAACAAGTGTACTTTCTGGACTGTCTGGTTTCTCTTGAAACTCCGTTACGACGTTTTCTTCTACACTTACAACTCCATATTCAGTTGCTCGTTCAGTTGCCCCAACATCATACGCTGCAAGCGTTGGCTCATCATTCCCTTGAAACGTATCAATGAAGTCTGTCAGCGAGAAGCTAATGAGGTTATCACCGGCAACGACGATTGTATCGGAACTCAACCCCTCTCGATCAACCAGTTGAGCAAGAGCTCCAATTACCCCGAACTTTTCATCTTCTTTAACGGTCTCTTCAATACTCAGTACCGGTTTCTCGTATGAACTGGATTCAAGATATTCTTCGAAGTCCTCAGCAAACCGCTTGTTTGTACTTACGTACACGGTCTCAACCCGCTCATCAGACTCAAGTTCCTCAAATATCCGATCAATGACCGTAGACTCTCCTATTGGAAGGAACATCTTCGGCCGATGACGTGTAATCGGCCATAGACGCGTCGCATACCCACCCGCTAACACAATCGCATCCATGTGTTACAATTGTTCGAACCTCTGATAT
This portion of the Salinarchaeum sp. IM2453 genome encodes:
- a CDS encoding diphthine--ammonia ligase, encoding MDEFSSGHNWVSLFSGGKDSSYALYLALQHDLNVERILTILPTEESYMYHVPAIDLAELAAESIGIEYQPIDTTDLSLSGDSTVQGDTEIQPLETALRELTTESPDIKGVIAGAVESEFQANRIESMCNRLNFELFSPLWQRDPYALATDMIDAGFDIRIVQVAAAGLDQSWLGRQLDQDTLQDLKALNEKYGVHPLGEGGEFETIVVDGPHMSKRIELEYEKKWENMRGELVITDATLTER
- a CDS encoding sugar phosphate nucleotidyltransferase — its product is MDAIVLAGGYATRLWPITRHRPKMFLPIGESTVIDRIFEELESDERVETVYVSTNKRFAEDFEEYLESSSYEKPVLSIEETVKEDEKFGVIGALAQLVDREGLSSDTIVVAGDNLISFSLTDFIDTFQGNDEPTLAAYDVGATERATEYGVVSVEENVVTEFQEKPDSPESTLVSIACYGFPSRTLTLLEEYLSGDNNPDEPGWFIQWLVDRETVHAFAFEGAWFDIGTPQSYLDAVAWHLDGKSLVHDDATVENSTIGENVHIMEGATIIDSHIENSVIFPNVKVKSSEVRSSIIDEYAVVENLNLAGAQIGADTRLPDNG